Genomic DNA from Cyprinus carpio isolate SPL01 unplaced genomic scaffold, ASM1834038v1 S000000170, whole genome shotgun sequence:
cggaCTGATGACTCGTACCTGGACTCGGACTCGATGATATATAAAATcggacttgagcattcatcacgttgtttttgactaaaatatgctatgttataaaaattatataaggtgttacacttttcctgtttcgTGCCCAAGACCTGCCGGGAtctatttttttccctcacagacactgctaccgcttgctctctttgcttgacaacacactcactgacgtcactcactttatgctcgtgcatgtcagatcagattacatgatttttttttgtctctgttgcgatagtcactgtgtcagattacacaatttttttgtctgttgcaatggtcactgtgtcagatggatgacgcaattttgactcctaaaatcctgtggtgtcgtgaacaagaaacatgtcagactaatgttacacgttgctttctgaccagtcgcgtgccgtcacacacacacacattcactagAACACATACAAACGCACTCACGCTAAATCACTCGgtcactcaaacacactctctctctctctctctctctctctctctctctcacacacacacacacactcactctctctctctctcggcatatcgtattgatttttacgttttaagtatctttaaaatacagtgtcctgtaaaatgcacgtttctttttttcgctgagtgtatttctgtaatacagtgttaaaggattagttcacacaaaaatgaaaaattcctaatcatttactcctcccaatgccatccaggatatccatggctttttttcttcagtggaaaataaattatgtttttttaaggaaaacatttcaggatgttttcttcatataatggacttcaatgcctaccaactcaatacattttatcagttctttgaaggtcccagagtggagacatgtaggcacTGGGGGTttgagactcgactcggactcgaacactggggacttgagactcgactcggactcgaactctggtaatggtgactcgacttggactcgactcggactcttctttggtgactcagacttggactcggactcgaacactgggactcgagactcgacttggactcgacagTTGGTGACTCGACTACAACACTGCAACTAGTAGATATTCTCCAGTTGTAAGTGGGCCGTAGAAATCTGCACTGATGTTAAGCCATGGGGCTTCTGGCAACTCGGACATTCTCAGCGGCTCGGACTGTGTCATAGGTGTGTTGGCTTGACATGCTAAACAGGTTCTTGACAGTCATTTCTGCTTTCTGGTCTATGTTAGGAAACCAGACCTTTGACCTGAGCAATGTCTTAGTCTTTACAATGCCCTGGTGTCCTTCATGGGCTAGCTGTAATACTCTGTGCTCAAGGGATGCAGGGATGACAATTCGTGTACCTCGCAGGACGATGTCGTCGTGTGGGACACAGTGAGCTCCCCATTAATCTCTCTGTACTTTTTTAGTGTTTCAGCATGTTGTGTGTCGCCTGTGATTTTGTGCCAAGTGTTGTCTCTGATGTGGGTACTAACCTTTTGCAGGATTGGGTCTTTTAGTGTTTCGTCTTTTATCTCATGGAGATAGTCATAGCTTTTGGTGTGGCATGCTCAGCCACAAAGTTGACATACTCCTCTGCCACTTTTATCGCTCTTGTGCTTTCACTCATCTGCATCGGGATGGGGTGACGGGAGATGTAATCAGCAGGGTTGTCTGCACCTTTTCTGTATTCTACCCTGAAATTGTAGGGCTGTAGTCTCAGTCCCCCATCTCTCGATCCTTGCAGGTGGTTTTGAACGAGGGTTGTTCCATGTGACCTCTAGAGCTTTGTGGTGCGTGACAAGGATGAACGGGTTGCCATACAGGTACAGGTGAAAGTGTTCACAACTCCACACAATGGCCAATGCCTCCTTTTCCGTTTGTGAGTAACGTCTTTCTACGTCACTGAGAGCATGGCTGGTGTATGCTATGGTGTGCCTCTCTCCCTTTCCATCCTTTTGGTAGAGAACAGTGCCTAGACCGACGGGACTCGCATCTACCACAAGCTCTGTGTCTTTGGGTGGATCGAAGTATGACATTACTATGTTGCTGGTCAGGCTGTCTTTGATCATCTGTAGTGCTCGGGCGTGCTCAGGGCTCCAGTGCCATGGTGTGGTCTTTTCTGGTCAGCTCACGTAGTGGTGCAGAGATGGAAGCAAAGTCCTTGATAAAGCGAGCACTGTAGTTCGCCATGCCCAGCAGACTCCTGACTTCAGTCTGGTCTTGTGGATCACTCGCCTGCTGAATGGCAGCAATTTTTTTTGGGTCAGCTGAGATTCCAccagctgaaaaaataaatccaaagaaTTCAAATTTACTTTTGTTGAATTAAAATTTCTTTTTATTGAGTGTGACCCCTCTTTCTTTCAGTCTCTGGAACACAGCTCTGAGACTGTCGTCatggtttttctgtgtttttaccaTACACAGAATGTATGGTTTGTGTAAGTGGCGTTCACGTTGAATGGCGGTATTGGCCTGTCTCATGTTGACACAGATTCTAACCTTGTCCGGATCCTTTGGCTTGGGTGGCGTCATGATGGGGGAGACCCATGGCGTAGGGCCTGTGACTGTCTCGATGACGTCGTCATCCTCCAGCTGTTTTCAGCTCCTCTTCAACCTTCTGTCGGATGTGAAAGTATGTGGCTGACAGGTTTGGTTGAATGTCAGTGTTGATGTGAAGCTTTACCTGAAAGTCTTTCAGCACGCCAATGCCCTCGAACAGCTCTGGGTGTTTCTGTACTAACTCATCTGCTACTGTTTGGCTGGTTGTAGCAGACACAGTGTTAATGATCTTGATGAGGCCtagctttttagctgtgtttgtAGCCTAGCAGAGAGCAGCTATCACCCTTCATTACCTTCATCAGCTATCACACAGTGTGGTACTATGTGTTGTGCTGGTGATGTTATACACTTTCTTGTGCATTTTGTGTTGCTTGctgttgtctctgtgtttttatttcaaagtcTTTTCcatgtgttcttttgttttgccCTGCACTGCTTGGCAAAGTGGTTTAGTTTCCCGCATGCTTTACAGTCTTTTTCCTTTCACTGGGCAGTTTTCATCATGTGGATAATTTCCACCACAATTCCTGCACTGGACGTTGGGCTTGGCTCTCCCGGCGCGTCGGCTGGTAGCTGTTCGCCCATTCTGATGCACTGCATTCACTGATGCAGCTACACTCTGTTCCATGCCGGCTGCTTGTTGCTCGGACAGTTCTAAAGTTCTCCCATATTCGAGAAGATCATCCAGGCTGTTTCCGGGTTCTCTGAGCGCTCTTCTACGCAGCCTGGTTGAACTGCAGCTTTGGATCAGCTGTGCTTTAATTTCATGGTTTTACGTCGGCAAATTCACAGTTCTTTGCTAGCATGCGTAGTCTGGTACAGTATGTGTCTAGGTTCTCGCCCGGCTGTTGCACTGCCTTTCGGAATATATATACTTGATACTGAACGTTCTTTTTAGGTGTAAATTTGTGCCTAGCTTCATCTTAACGTCAGCAAACTTATCTTGCTCTGCTGCTAGCGTGTCATAGATGTCATGCACGCGCTCTCCCGCTAAGTGCAGTAGTGATGCTTTCTGCCTCGCATCTCCGGTATGGTGTTTACTGCTGTAATATAGTTCTCAAACCTTTGTATCCATTTTGTCCAGCGTGGTCCTACTGAACTCGGATCCGTTTCGGTATCGAAGGCTGGCAGAGCGACAGTGTTTTCCAAGcgacatctttttttatttaattttttttagcctttGTCGTTGATTATCCTCGTCGCCAATGTGATGTTCTCGTTCAGGAATTAGGCAAGGACCAGACGTATGTACTCAGTATGCTTTACTGTGATAACACATTAGACAGTTCTCACATAGACAGCCATCCCTCACGGGCTTGGTGCTAACATTCTGTCGTTTTCACAACGTAAGACGGCCGGCGTACCACCGTGCGTCAATGTCGTAAAACATCACTGTCGTTAACTTCATACTGCATATCCTAAACACTAcaataacttcataagtactaaactttcatctgcgaacatttcaatattttaactacagtgtttttcttttattttccctgactgcagctgtcaaatgtaacatcGGCTAGGCCAGTGCTTCCGAAACTGTGGGCCGCGCCCCCCCCGTGGGCCAAAGCGGTATTGCAGGGGGGCCGTGGTTaggctaaatcaaaatattaaaataattaaaatattctaattgttataaaatgtgatttcactcaaattattaaaatatttttgttattgttggtattgtatcagacacttgcacttaaccCCTTAAGTGTCACCCCCCTTTTGGGGGGTAGAGCTGAAAAGGGGGAGTCCAGattcaaattaatgtaattctGGAATGGTTTGGAATATGAACCTAATTTTGGGCtcgtttttaaaaacacacttggaagttgaataaaatttaaaacaaaaaagtcataGGTGTTTAAgtttgttgtaataaaaaaagtaatttaatatttatttatattttattaaaaaaaattaaattaatttcatgtcAAATGAAAATCCTTAAGTCTAAagaagttgtgttccaaatttgacattgatatcacaaaaaaatgagggtttctgtgttatttttagtCGCTATACCAACAATGTCCACTAGGAACTAGTCATGCTCCTTGTATGATTTGTAATGGACGACTGATTTGATttacgcttttttttttattcaaacagcaataaaacatTCTAGATAGgttgtaaatgattttttaaaccataaatatgacatataaaatttttatatgacCATATACAATACAACTACTACTGAAACCACATTGTAcagggaaacttgttttcctcactgtGCTTACGACAATAAAAGCTTTGACTtgactactactattactactatctCACAATCACTATTActataaataactatatacatgcatatttatattattactacaTAACACAACTATATACAACTCTATATTTGTTGGTGTTACAGGCTGTTCTTGTCATGCCAGTTGTTGAAGCAATCACGTTCTGGCAGGAAACAGAGAGCAGCATCACAGGCAGGGCAGAAGACTGGTGTCTTCATGTGGCACATTCTGGACTTTCTTCTGAAAGCACGTTTTGAATTAGAGATGTGCTTTGGCTTGTGGCAGTCATGCTGGGAGTCAGGAGGAGCAGGTGTAGCAGAGGATGCAGGTGGTGCAGGTGGTGGCATCCAGTCAGCAAGCTGACTGACCAGAGCTTCTCGAAACTCCCTCTGACTTTTTGccttcttttgtttcattttagccAGCTGCTGTTGAATGATGAAGGCGTTTACAACAGCGATGTCCACAAAATGGTAAAATAGAGACCGGTACCACTTTCTTGTTTTTCGAAGGACGGTATAATACCCAATGAGGGCATCAGACATGTCAACACCTCCCATGTTCCTGTGTGAAaagcaaacataaaacacaagtCAGTATATAAAACCTAAACACTTCTGCATATTTTCTTGCAACACACCGGAGAATAAATTCTACTCACTTGTTGTAGTCGGACACTGCAGCAGGAATGGGGACCGTCTTTTCTACCCATTGCCCATCAGGTGTCTTGACCCTCCTCTGCACCGTCTGGTTTCCGTTAGCTGAATGGAAGGAGGAGCACATCATAACTTCTCTTGTGTCCTTCCATTCAACAAACAGAAGTTTGTCATGTGTCCTTCCATTCAACAAACAGAAGATTGTCATCCCTGATCCACCTAATGGACCCACGAGGAGCTTTTCTGGGCAATTTATTTTCGGTGGTTTGGGGGAAGCCTATCCTGTTTGCTTCTGATGGTCCAACAGGCGAAGATCCGTTTTTCAAGGAGTTCCCGGAAGAGCATTGGGCTTGTGTAAAAGTTATCTACATAGAGCTTATAGCCAGTACCCAAGACACTGGGATTGACTAAAGCTACTACAGATTCATAGCTCAGCCCCTTGTTCTGTGGGTTTTGAGTTGTGGGGGATCTTTccctcataaataaaaaaatcccacgTATAGCCAAACCGTGAATCTGCTAGTACAAAGAGCTTATACCCCTATTTGGTTTTTTGGCTTGTCCCTGTGGTACTGCTTCAGACTGATCCGTGCTTTAGAAGCTACCCATTCTTTCATCCACTGAGATGTTTTGGTCAGGATGACAAGAAGCTCTTGCACCGGTCACGAAGCTGCACATATAAGGGCTTAACTTTGGCACAGGCGGTCGTAATCAGGGTACCTCTTTTCTTGATGTTTTTCTGCATCCACCTTTAGATCGCTGATGTGAAGTGCATTAGAGATTGCCTTGAATCTTCTGCAGGACATGACTGATGCCGGGAAGCTGAAATTGAAAAGCCGGATCCATTCCAGTAGTCTGGCACTGCTGGAAGCTTTACCAGACCCATGGATAGGACACCTGAAAGGAAACTAAACAAGTCCTTTTGGCACATCTCCTGCTTTAGTCTCCTTGTGCTGTTCTGCTTGTCAGCTCAGTCAGAGTaggcatttgtgtttttttataatggTCTGGCAGACATcggatgaaaaaaagaaatgaaataactCTAGAGGGCTGTAAATCTTGTGAAGTGATAACTTGAGGCCCCAGGCGTACGTTCTGGCTTGAAGATGGGCTCAATCGGTACAATGTCAGGCTCTTCTGAATCATGCCATCTCTCTTCAGTATCAGAAAGAGTATCTCTGAAGCCAAGTCAGTCTGCCTTCCTCTTCCCCTCACACTGCTTCTTCCTCTCCCCATACACTGCTTCTTCCTCTTCCCCTCACACTGCTTCTTTCCTATTCCTCTGCCCCTCACACTgctgcttcttcctcttcctctcacaCGCTTCTCCCTTGTCTTCCCCTGGTTGTAGCTCTCAGTCTGTCTTCAAAATTGCTAGGAGTCAGTACCTGATGATGATGCAAATGATGATATTGGTTCAGCAGTCCATCCACATCATCAGTAGTTATCTGGACACCtattataaatataagtaaaatgtaagtatattacaagtaaaataagtacatgtaagtagtATCATTCTACATTTACATGCTGCTCCCagcatatgtttatatatatatatatatatatatctattacacacagagagagagagagagatttctaaAGAAATGTAGAAACTTACCCTTCTGTGGCGTTCTGAAAAAATCTCTTCCAAAATGTCTGGCTCATCGTTGCTGGACTCATTCTCTTCTCCCTCAGACTCTTCTTCACTCGAGCGACTTGCAAAGTTCTTCTACAACTTCCGAAAGGCTGTAAAAACCTTTGTTTCGGTCCTCTTTGGATTCATGTGGGACGTATGCAGAGTTCAGAGTGCAAATGAAATGGCTACTCCTAGTTTTGGCAGGTTTCCCTTTATGGCTGCACGTTTTATAAACCTCACCTGAACATGTGATATCAAACAGGTGgtaattttacctttttattggATGAGGAGTTTTGTCAATATCAGGTTCTTTCATTGGCAGACAGAATGGCAGAAAACACATTGGCCTTAGCGTAAACAGCTCTGGCTGCTTACTGAGACTTATCTGAACAAAATATCTCCCCTGTTCATTACTGCATAAAGTTATGAGGGTGAAATTGCTCTTTCTAATCAGAAATCTTAATCCAAACATAGCTACTAGAGTGTTGTTACagaaacttcacaaaaaaaaaagttttatttcatgTATGATGCATACATGAAACtgacatgcattacatttttttactgaATACTTGCAACATCAatcatacatatacaaatatacatattcaaTTTATTCTcaaagtttttgataaaaactaGAAAAGAGTTTTGTCTGATTATTGCCAGCCAATGAggtatatcttatatatatatataatatatatatatatactatacttcatgattgtatgtgtatgtatcaGTCTTTTTATAACAAAAGCCCAACTtctttggtgggtttttttttttttttttttgctaaattttcttGTCACAATTAATGAATTACTGTCACTAcataagttttaaatataaaaacagtggtcaaatatgaaaaatacatcTCTAAGGTCtccaatgatatatagtttgtcaagattagtttaggttttagtagAATATTACGGTTTAATATGTGAATGGCTTTGGGCCACCAGTGGGCCAGTTGACACTTAtgaaaaaacaaagcacaaatgGAGTTAACAAAGGTTTTTGGCCGGCGAATGAGGAGATCTGTTGTTTGTCTGTCAATAGAACGGATGCATCTGAGGCCAGTGGCATCGCATATCCGCTTCACATCACCTTCTACAGGTTATATAACGTTAATTGGTGCTATATGGACGCTTagttttttgcttgttgtttaACACCTCTTGGCCAAAACAGCTCTTGtcctctccagactggactattgtaatgctctccctGTCGGCATTCCCTGTATGTCCTAGCAAGCCTCTTCAACTGATCCCGAATGCAGCGGCGAGTGTTGTCCTCAATGATCAAACGCAGCCCTCAACGTTACTTCCTCTCCTCATCAGTTACACATGGCTACCAGTACCCGCGTCGCGATCAAATttaaggtactgatgcttgcctacagacgaccactggcacggcacggcacaacatacctaagctcattagctCATTCTTATATCTGCCcgccagaagtttgcgctctgccaAGTGAACGATGCCTTGGTGTTGCCACCCAAAGTAGGTTTCAAAATCACTCATCACAAGACTTTCCTGGACAGcgccagctggtggaatgacctcccgatctctaTTTGAAACAGCTGAGAGGCTGCAATTATCGCATTGCTTTGTCCATGCGGGTCTCATCAAAAACCCGGGTTCCCCCGTGATTACGGAAATGCTGTCCCCTTTTTTTCAAAGGGGAGGGGCATTTAAAAACCCCAAAAGCCgattttcataaaaaaactaCGCCAATTTTCCCCCTTTtcccaaaattttgaattaatCGCTTTCCCTTTAATGAACACGATTTTTCGTAGTTTGTCGGGAAACCGGTCCCTTTtcccgctaatcacggaaccgctTTAACTAAATAGACCAATGACAAACCCATGCTTTAAATTGTGCACCCACagcagtcttttttcttttttaaaaaaaacaccctaaaaactcatctttttcgccagaaACTTAACCAACAaaactagtacttacctttttttttttgtctatcatattttttaaaaaaaaaaaaaaaaaaaaaaaccctggcttgTGTTGGCAACTCACTTTGGGGAAaaatttaaactcaaataaaatgaatagtatGATTTCTAGGAATATAAAGGGGTTATTGCTTACAAATTTTAAATTTCCCCCCAAAGggaatttttaaaatctttttaaggTAATcttctaaaattaaatgaaatttattaacaATCTTCGTCCCCCCGAACTGGATGTTTAACCCCCcttataaaatttcaaaaaaatttcccttttacaaaccccaaaaatattaatcttttgatcgggaaagaacaatattttttgttcGAAATTTTTAATTAGGGAATTTAGAAATTACTAGAAAAAAGCTTTTTAGTTAGATCACCCGATTCGGGGACTTCGATTTTAAAGGGagcaaaaaaaaggtttttcaattaaagcaaattattgtttttaaataaaatcggCCCCTTAAAAGGTACATAATACAATTCACACAGAGAAAATTTGGgagtatatgcaaaaaaaaaaaccattttttaaaaaaagaaaaaaaacaaaaatgtaagggAAAATAGAGGGGAGAAAAGGGGGGAAAGAGAGAGCGGAGATAagaaggagagagaagagagagagggagagaagaagAGGGAAGGCAGATCTAGAgtgacaattttaaaaacattttaacttgcGAGGGGACTCCAATTTCATTGGTTTTTTTCCCACAAAAGGGAAATAGCCTAGAAAACCTTTAAAcccaaaattttttaatttgcatataaaAAACCCTTTGTTTTGTTTGGGCCCTCTTGTGTTGGGGCCTGAGCTAAATTGTGGGGTTTTTTGTAGCTTCTTTTGGCCCGCCCCGGGAGCTGGTGATGCGGATTTTCTTGGTTAACCCCGAATGAAAAACTTTCCCAAAAAAAATTTTAGACTTAATTTCTTTTGACTCGTGAGGAAATTTTTAACGAAGTCAaatataagaagaaaataaagaaaaacaagataaaacaaaaaaaaaaaaagaaaaaaaaaacggggggATTTCTTGAAAAGGGTTCCATCTTTAACGGGGAAaacccccccctctctctctggcggaatgccacgaaaaggggtttttttttggttttaattaaaaGGTTTGGGTTTCAACCTATGTCCCCCTTAGAACCAATGGGGTTTGGGGGAGAAAATGGGGcgggaaaaatctttttttgtctgCGGATTTTCCCCCCCCTGGTCAATTCATGGCTGACAAAATAACATTTCCTCAAAAAAGATTTACttcaaaaacaatgcatttttttttgaaattttgccTTTGGGAGTTTGTCAAATTTGGGTTTCACTCATCCCAAAACCCCTTAAAACTATAACTTTGCGGGGTCGGGATCCAGAGATCCCGATTTTGTTCCAACTCCAGGCATATAAATTTTgattaaaacacagaaaacattatATCTTTTCCCCACTATTAAACGTAAAGACATCAAgcacaaaaagaaacatttaataatttagaggtttttttataaaaagtttttcatGTGTGAGCAGAAATGTTTCGTGTGGGGTGTGTGGGTTTTGTGGGGTGGCTGGAATTTCGTCTTGCTGTGCCCAAAAGGGGGggttgttttttcccttttttggaTGTTCACGAGAGTGCCCCTTGGGAATCATTCAAAGGTTTGTAAAAAAGTCACAGGGCTGGGATTTTATCGACACCCCCGGCGCCCGGGGGGGGGGGTTTTATGTGGGGGATgtcgtaaaaaaaaaagccttatcttttgttttttttttttgaatttcttcTCTCTGAGTCCCGGACGTGTTAGAGactcaggattcattaatataaaaaacgAGGGTTTTTAAAACCACCCCGCTCATTATTTTACAGGGTTCGGTAGGGGGACTAACTGAGATTGTCAGGGCATTTGGGATACCTTTGGGGTTTTCTCTTGGGTTGTTTGATTGCCATtgtttcatttgtaagtcgcttggaaaaaagtgtctgctaaatgattaaaggGAAAAGGGAAATGTAAATCTCATATATAAATGTTTGGGGGCGTATCCCACAaatcttaaaaagtaaaaaagtatggTTAAGGCAGAAAACCCCTACCCCCGctcttcaaacacaaaaaaaactttaaaccctttacagacatagtgtttgagtaaaaaaacgttttgtacttttttaaaaaaaaaacccgtttttttttacccttgttttgaaaaaaaaaaaaaaaaaaaaaaggggggcgGGGGGCTGTCCCCCCTCCGGGTTGTTTGCGGCgtaaaaatttctaaattatagaTGGGGTTAAGTAAAAGGGGTTTCGCGAGACTTGGGGATCCAATGGCTTTAAGAGTTTTACTTAAAAAGTTTCTGAAACCTTCTCTTTGggtttaaaaatattgaaaaaaccctcttttttaaaaataatctaaaaaatttataataaaagattgaagtttggaaaatttttttttcgGGCACCCCCTGACTGAgacaactgtttttaaattttttaatataaaaataatcaaatattttctatgtatttattaatctatatttttttaacaaagaggtgggggggttttttttagggaaagttttttgcattttttttggggggcctTACCCCTCTAAAATTTGGGGGAAAGCTCTGGGCTGGGCCAAAGTGATGGCTATTtggggaaaatgtttttttgatgtgCTTTTTTGAGGCTGTAGTCAAGTCccgctttgtcgagtccaagtcaagtccaagccCAAAAATTTCGAGCCAAAGTCAAGACCAAAGCCCAAAGGGAGGTTGGGAGTCCAAGTCAGGCCCGGGGCCCAAAAATTTTCGGTCCCGTAAAGGGACCggccaaatgagagaaaaaaggcCCTCTTCAAAAACCCAATCTTAACTA
This window encodes:
- the LOC122142823 gene encoding piggyBac transposable element-derived protein 4-like, which codes for MTIFCLLNGRTHDKLLFVEWKDTREVMMCSSFHSANGNQTVQRRVKTPDGQWVEKTVPIPAAVSDYNKNMGGVDMSDALIGYYTVLRKTRKWYRSLFYHFVDIAVVNAFIIQQQLAKMKQKKAKSQREFREALVSQLADWMPPPAPPASSATPAPPDSQHDCHKPKHISNSKRAFRRKSRMCHMKTPVFCPACDAALCFLPERDCFNNWHDKNSL